The sequence below is a genomic window from Aureispira sp. CCB-E.
CGAATTAGTGATAATATAAAGCAAGCTATTCTTGACTTATTTACTGGTAATGACGCCAACTCTTATGAATTAAACGAACACATACGAACAGTCCTCGGTAAAGTTATTGGTGACATATTTAGAGACGAAGGTTCTGTTTCTTTAACTAGCTTTTGTGATAAATTGGCATTTGAAATAAAAGATAAACTCATTAAAATATTTCAGACTACTACTAAAAAACAATTAAAAAAAGATTTTGGTAAAAAGTTCAGGAAACATAAGAAGAGTCCTTACCCTTCTATTAGCAAAATTCTTACTGCTATAGATTTATATGATATTCCTCATGATGTTCAAGGAGATTTGGATAAAGAAAGACGTATCAATAATCTAGCGACTTGGTATGGTCATTTTCGACAACAGTTAGATATCTTTGAACAAAACCATAATACAGACTTTCTAAATGATGCCTTACTTCAAGGAAAGCTCAAGGAATTTGGAAGTGTCTTGACAGACGAGGTTACTCCACCTTCTTGCAAACTCCATTTAGTTGATAATGTTTGTAGCAAACTAGGTGCAAAATCTATGGTAAAGGCTGTAGATTTAATCTCTATTATAAAAAATGAATTAAACGCTTTACGTCTAAAAATCAGGGCAAGTATTGAAGACGGGAGTTTCGAAGGAAACGATGAAGTAAATTATTTTTTGGGTATTAAAGCAGATGAATATTTTGATTGCATCAAAACTGCATTGAAAAAAAATCGCTTTGATGAATATAAAAAAATCATCATAGACTGGATTGACTCTATGGATGAGATATTACATGCTTTATCTATTCATGAAGAAAGAGGTAGATACAATTATCAATCAAAGCTTATTGCCCTCAATTTATCTCAATTATTCAAGGTTGAAGATGATTTAATTGACTTCTCTGGTTTTATCCAACCCATCCTAAAAGGTGTTAGAGCAAGTGGCTTTTCTATGGAATTATCAGAGATATATGCTTTATTTCCTCGAGCTGCTTATGATCCTATTTTAAAGAATCTTATCCATTGGCACAATACAGCCGTTGAAAATGGAACTTTTGATTCTAACTTGGCTACTTTAAGAATTGCCTTGCCTAATAAAAAGAAAGTTGCACATGCTATTTTGAGTGCTAAGATTGATTTGATTTTGAATCGAGAGGTGCAATTTTTGACTTTGGGGTGGGAGTTGGAATGGCGAGATAGGGATAATATGATGTCTGAGTTAGTAGATTTCGCAATTGATCTAATACAAATTCCAGCTTTAATCAGAAGGTTTGGAAATTTCCTAAGCCAAGAAGTGGACACTAATAATTTATCAGATTATATAGAGTGGTTCGAAATAAACTTAGGTGCCATTCCTGGTATTGGGGAAATTTCGTTCTCTATACCAGTTGTTAACTTTGCCCAAATGTTTATTGATACAATTCGAGCAACTATTGGAGATAACATCAATGATATATTGAACAGCATTGCAGATATTACAAATAATGCAATAGAAAATGCACGAAATATGCTGAGAGAATCTTTAAGAGGTATAGGTGGAGAAATTGAACCTTCAATAATCAACTTATCCATTCCTATCAAATTAGGGTTAGGTTCCACAGATAATGGGAAACCTTTTGCTTTTGGCTTTGTTGATCCAGCAGCTAGTGCAGATAATCTCTACTCTATTAACGATAGAAGTCCTTATGAATTTGAGTGCGTATCCATTTATAATTCTGTAGAGAGCGATGTTAGTAATTCTAAAGATAAAAAAGTCCAGTCTAAGTCAAAAATTAATTTCAGCTTTATAAACCCAGGAATTGGAATAAGCACAAGTATTAGTGCCTTATTTATGAGTGCAGGAGGAAGTATTATGATTGCAGAAAAGGAAATTTCCATAAATTTAGATTTAAATCTAACTTCTACTTTTAGTAATAATTCTGTGCAGTTTGCTCTAGACAGCATTCCTCTTTTTAACTCTATTAGAGAAGAGTTAATAAATAATGAGGGCGAATTACTTGAGATACCTGAGTATACAGAAGGTATTACATCTCTAGTTTTTAAAGCATTTAACAAATAAGAGCGATGTTAAGTAAATTTCTTAAACTCATAATTAAATATTATTTATACAGTTTTTTGCTATTAGCATTGCTGTTTTTAATTCGCTTTATCAATACAGACAAAGACAAAAATTCTGTTACCGATAATGCCCCAATTGCAGTAAAGGACTCTCTCATTACAGATAGTAGAAATGGTCACACTTATCGAACTCGACGTTTTGACAAGTTATGGTGGATGATTGATAATATTAATCTAGATTTAGAAGATAGTTTATATTACAAGGAAATTTATATTGGAAAAGGAAGCTATTGTTATAATAACAATATAAAAAATGCTAAGAAATATGGTCAATTATATGACTTGTCTTCTGCTGTAGAAGTTTGTCCTACAGGGTGGAGACTGCCAACTATTAAAGAATGGGAAGTTTTGAATGATAAATACGCTAATTGTGCTTGGGATAATAATTCTTCTACTGGAAATTATAGAGAAAGGTTGCCTCTTTTTGAACCTGTGGGAGGGGGAAAAGGGTACCTATATAGAGGTTTTCTCCCTCAAGAAAAAAATAAAGCAGAAGATCATTTGACATATTCTGGACAGAATAAATTTGCCTATTATTGGGCTCAAACAGAACGAAGTAAGCCTTATTTCTTTTCTATTAATATGCAAAGATGTGAAGCAAAACGAAGTTTATATCAGGGGGCATCTACAAGAAAAACTTTAGCCCAAGGAAAGTTCTACTCCTGCCGTTGCGTCAAAGAAGCAAATTAACTGAATAGAGTCATAACATTATTCCAGTTTAATTATCTGCCCAATCCCTCTCATTTATCTTAACTCTAAAAATTTAATACTCAAATAATTCCCACAAGCCTACTTCGTATTAAAGAATGATTTAGTTTTGAATCCATTACTTGATCAGATATTTCTATTAAGGGCTTAAGCAATAAAATCAATCAGGATTCTGTATTTTTGAGTTCTTCATTCTAGACAAAATTCTTTGATATGCCTTACAATAAAATCACTCCCAAAACCCTACAACAACTAAAAAACATCGTAGGAGCATCCCACCTATACACCAGCCACGACCAAAGAATCGCCTACGGAAAAGATAAAACAGAAGATTTACTCTTCTTACCAGAAGTAATTGTATTGCCTAAAAATACCGCTGAAATTAGTCAAATCATGCAGCTTTGCCATCGAGAAAACATCCCTGTTACTCCTAGAGGTGCAGGCACTGGTTTAGCAGGGGGCGCTCTGCCTGTTTGTGGTGGTATTGTCCTCTCTGTTGAACGACTAAATCAAATTATAGAATTGGACGAAGAAAATTTGCAAATTACAACAGAGCCAGCAGTCATTACAGAAGTATTACAAAATGAAGTACAGTCCAAAGGACTTTATTATCCGCCTGATCCTGCCAGTAGAGGAAGTTCGTTTATTGGCGGTAATGTCGCCACGAATGCAGGAGGACCAAGAGCTGTCAAATATGGCGTTGTCAAAGATTATGTCTTAAATTTAGAAGTCGTCCTAGCAGATGGCTCTATAATCTGGACGGGAGCTAATACGCTTAAAAATTCGACAGGCTACAACTTAACTCAATTAATGGTTGGAAGTGAAGGAACATTAGGTATCATCACCAAGATTGTCTTAAAACTTATTCCTGCCCCTCAGCATAGTTTACTTTTGTTGGTTTCTTTCAAGTCGGCAGTTAAAGCCTGTGCCGCTGTGGCAGCTATTTTTAAGGCAGGTATTATTCCTTCTTGCATGGAATTCATGGAGCGGCAAGCTATTGATGTTGCTCAAAATTATTTGCAAGATACTACCTTACCAATCAGAGCAACAACAGAAGCACAATTAATTATCGAAGTAGACGGTAATCACATAGATACATTGTACAATGATTGTGAAAAAATAAACTCAGTGTTAGACTCTTTTGACTGCGATGAAGTACTGTTTGCAGACGACGAGCATACTAAAAATAGTTTATGGAAATTAAGACGAAACCTAAACTATGCCATCAAAAACTACTCTGCTGTAAAAAAAGCAGATACGGTTGTTCCTCGTGCTTCCTTGCCGCAATTATTAAAAGGCATTCATAGCATCAGCAAAAAACATGGTATTCAAGCTGTCAACTACGGTCATGCAGGAGACGGTAATCTACATGTTACCTTGCTTAAAGAGCACTTAACAGACGAATATTGGAACCGTGAAATGCCCTTAGCTATGTTGGCTATTTTCCAATTGGTGGCTAGCCTCAAAGGAACTATTTCGGGCGAGCATGGCATCGGATGGATTCAAAAAGAATATTTAAAATTAGTCTTCTCTCCTATTGAAATACAACTAATGCAAGCAATTAAAAGCAGTTTTGATCCTAAAAATATTCTTAATCCAAGCAAAATTTTCCCTTAATTTCATCATGAATTAAGCAACTAATCTACAATTTTATCGTTATAAGTAATGTCCCCAACCAACCTTCCAAATTTTCGTCATGAAAAGGACATTTATTTTTTCCTTAATTTTATTTTTACTATTTACCCTAAATCAAATTTCTCGTGCATCACATATTGTTGGTGGAGACATAAGTTACGAATGTTTGGGACCTAGTCCCACCACAGGAATAATGCAGTATCGCATTACCATGCACGTGTATAGAGATCGTATCAATGGTCGAGCTCCTTTTGATAACCCTGCTTATGTAGGCATCTATGCTGGACTAAATACTAGTTCTGTAGATACGGTTCTTGCCTTAGGAAACCCTGATACAACGGATATTCCTATTGTATTTTCCAATCCTTGTTTGATAGTTCCCCCCAACGTGGGAGTAGTAGAAGCCGTTTATCAAGGCATTGTAGAACTACCTTTTAATCCTGACGGGTATACGATATCTTATCAACGCTGTTGCCGCAATTATACAGTTAGCAATTTAGCTTCCCCAAGAAGTACTGGAGCAACTTATACTATTTCATTAAGTGCCGAAGCTCAACAACAATGCAATAGTAGTCCAACCTTCAATGAATTTCCTCCTATTGTTATTTGTGCCAATAGGGATTTAGAGTTTGATCATTCAGCAACAGATGTGGATGGAAATACCTTAGTATATGAACTATGCTCTCCCTATAGTGGAGGTGGAAGCTCTAGTTCTGGTGGAAATGGTTTTAACTCCGCCGCCCCCAATCCACCTGCACCACCACCTTATAATCCTGTTGTTTTTCATTCTGGCTATTCAGCAACCAACCCAATGAATGCGAATCCCACCCTGCAAATTGATCCCAATACAGGCTTGTTAACAGGCTTTCCAACTAGTATTGGGCAATATGTAGTTGGCGTTTGCGTAAAAGAATACGATGCACAAGGCAATTTGCTTAGTCAAACCTTAAGAGATTTTCAATTTAATGTTACCATTTGTGATGATCAAGTAGATGCAAAGGTACGTGCGGATTCTGTCAACTTTGCTACCGATCAGTATTATGTTAACTTTTGTGGGGATAGTATTATTACCTTTGATAATACGAGTACCATTCAATCTTTTATCAACAGTTATGAATGGCGCATCGACCTAGGAAATGGTACTTTTTTTATAGATAGTATTTTTGAACCAACTGTGACCTTTCCTGGCAATGGTACTTATCAAGGTTGGTTGATTGCTAATCCAGGCTCTGTTGGATGTACCGATACCGCTTTATTAACGATTACAATTAGTTTAGATGTTTTAGCCAATTTTTCGGTCACCTATGATTCTTGTGAAATTGGACTGTCCTATTTTACGAATAAAACGGTTTTCAATCCCAATACTCCTATCCAAAGTTATGTCTGGAACTTTGGAGACGGCAACACCTCTTTTAACAAAGACCCTAATCATCAATATGTTTATCCAGATACTGGCGTCCATAATGTTACACTAACAGCAACAGACATTGCTGGCTGTGTTTCCAAAAAGACACGCCCCTTCGATTGGACACCTAAACCAATTTTTCCTTTTGAATTGCCGAATGATACTGCTTGCATTAACTTTTTGGCAGGTAATATTCCCTCTATCTATTATCCAATTTCCGATTACACATTCCGATGGAACTTTGGAGATGGAACAACATCAGACGAATTTACCACACAACACAATTATACTCAATCAGGTATTTATTCTAGATCCTTAATAATTACCTCGCCCAAAGGATGTACAGAACAATTTAATAGTACAGTGGTAGCATTGGATACTCCACGAGCTAATTTTTCCTATCTTCCAACACAACCTACTTCTCTTCATCCCATTGTCGAATTTAAGGACGAATCAGAACTAGCTAATCTATGGGAATGGCATTTTGGAAATGGCGTTTCCAAAGTCAGTTCTTTTGAAAGTGATATAACCTATCATTATCCTGACACAGGAAAACATCTTGTTTCTTTAATTGTAACCCATGTCAATGGCTGTACAGATACCGCTAAAAAGGAGATCGATATTATCCCTGAAGTTACTTATTTCCTTCCCAACGCTTTAACCCCTAACGATGATGGTAAAAACGATGTTTATAAAGGTAAAGGCTATACTCAATACATAAAAAACTTTGAGATGGGCATCTACAATCGTTGGGGAGAACGCATCTTTGCTACACAAGACCCCACGGAAGCGTGGAATGGTAGAAAGAATAATATTGGTTCAAAATGCCAAGCTGGTGTGTATGTTGTTATTGTTCGAATCGTTGGTCCCAGAGGACAACCTCAAGAGATCAAAGGTTATGCGACTATTGTTTATTAATGCACTCCTAGGTATACTACCTGTTAGCCAAAGCATTTCATATTACTTTGTGGATTTTGTAATTTTAACTTCAGAATCCACAAAGTGTTTATTTTGAGTCAGATTATTCACAGTTAACTAGTTCTTCTTTAGCAACTCTATCTACTTTTACGGTCGTAAAATCACTACTTGCTCTATAGTCGAGCTTGCCGCTATGCTAATACTCGTACTAGCTGGGTTCGGGTAGATTAAAACGTCTTCTTTGCTTTCTATCCTTGCTATACTCGTCAAGGTATCGCAGGCGGAGCCTGATAATTTGGGCGTTCTGTAGTGGGGCATATTGGGTAGGAAGTGCCCTTGCACAAAGAATACATCTAAGCCTCTTTGAACGACATTACAACCTATCCCTCCCACATCTGGATCATTGATGATATGCATATAAGGCGTATTGTCTATATGACTGTAGATTTTGCCATCGGGTGCAGTTTGTATATATCCAAATTGTGTAGGGTTCACTCCATACATATAGTTATCAAAGATAGCTACCGTATCTTTTGAAGCAGCTATATTGGATGCCCATAAATCAAATTGATATAGATAAATCCAAGAAGATACATATAAGTAACGATTATTGGGAGATACTGCTACACCTGATGAAATGAAGCTAAATGCAATATTATCAATAGAATCTATGACAGGGATATGCAAATAGTTGGAAAAATAACCTGAACAACGATCAAAATCGTAAATATCTAAATCATGCTTATAATCATATCGAATGTATTGATTTCCTTGATGACTAAAAGTAGCTTGACCTGCACCTTCACTACCTAGATTTTTAGTTACTCCTAAATATTGTCTATGATGATAAGTAATGGTATTTCCTGCAATCAAAAATATATGATAGCCATTACTCAAACTCATGGGTTGGATTAGCCACCAATCTCTATCATTACCATGTTTAACTACTTCCAATTGCCCACTACAAATCGAATCATTTTCTAGTAAAATTTGATTCTTTGTTTCCACCTTCCCTAATCCTCCATTGGCATTCATATCAACTAGGGTATAATACAGCTTTTCTGCAAATCCTGCTAAAGCACTTGTATTACTAGTAGCTTGATGAAAAATATAGTATTTATTACTTTGCATAGGATGAGGTATAGCAATCATACCTTCATTAATAGGGTAACCAATATTTCTAAAGTTATCCGCTACCTACCCAGGATTGAGACTATCCCCATTTTGCATTAATTGATGTTGGGCATTGTGTATTTTTATTCCATTAGAATAGAAAATTAAATTGCCTAGACTATCAGATACAGAAATAGCTGCTCTATCTATTTCCATAGAACGAGAAACGCTGTCTATCAACAGAGGATTATCAAAAATAATGTGAGTTGACTTTGTTCCACCGCCACCAACTAGCCAATTCTTATCATATTGTTGGACATAAGAATTAAAGCAAACTATACAACCAAAGAGTATAAAAACGTACTTCATTATTATAAAATTAAAAAGCCCAAAAAGAATATCCTCTTTGGGCTTGATTTATTAAAATTATTTTACCACTACAAAAGACTTTGTAATCTTGTAAGCACCACTTTGTAAACGAATGTTATAAATACCATCCAATAATAAACTTAGATCTATCTCTATTGTATTGATATCTTCGTTAATAAAAATAGTTTTTACTCTCTGTCCTAAAGCATTATAGACTTCTATTTGTATCTCATCTTCTAGAACTAGATTACTTTCTAAGGTAATGGTATTGTTTGTTGGATTGGGATATAAGATTAAATCTCATACTTCTGTTTCGCTCTCAGCAGTATTATTATCCTTCTCAGTATTTCTATTTTCTTCTCCATTCGATCTTCCATTATTGCTAATACAATTAAAATTCAATAAATCGGTATCCTCAACCATAGAGAGCATCCCTCTAGCTTGATGTACAGCTGCACCTCCTTCTTGCGAACAATGTGCAGCTATTTGTCGTAAAGAAACCAATTCACTACTATTAAATTCTAAGATTCCTTTTGCCAGTGTGTTTAGATATATGTCATTCACTTCTTGTTCCTTTTACGGTCGTAAAACCACCACCTTCTCGGTCAATAATCGACCATTCTCCAAACCGACCGAAACAACATACGTTCCATTGCTCAACTCCTTTATATCCAAGACTACCTCCGATTCTTTCCCTACCAAAGAACACAATACCTCCCGACCCAAAGCATCATAAATCACTACTTGCTCTATAGTCGAGCTTGCCGCTATGCTAATACTCGTACTTGCTGGGTTTGGGTAGATTAAAACGTCTTCTTTGCTTTCTATCGTTGCTAGACTCGTCAAGGTATCACAGGCAGAGCCTGATAATATTGGGGTTCTGTAGTGGGGCATATTGGGCAGGAAATGCCCATGTACAAAAAACACATCTAAACCTCGCTGTACGACATTACAGCTTATACCTCTAACATCTGGATTATCAATAATGTGCATATAAGGTGTATTATTTACATGGCTATAAATCTTCCCATCAGGAGCCGATTGTATATAACCAAATAACACAGGATGTACCCCATACATATAGTTATCAAAGATAGCTACCGTATCTTTTGAAGCAGCTATATTCGATGCCCATAAATCAAATTGATATAGATAAATCCAAGATGATACATATAAGTAACGATCATTGGGAGAAGCAGCTACACCCGTTGAAACAGCACTAAATGCTAAATTATCTACAGAATCAACAATAGGTATGTGCAAATAGTTAGAAAAATACCCCGAGCATCTATCAAAATCATAAATATCTAAATCACTCCTATGATCATACCTAAAATATTGATTCCCTTGGTGATTAAAAGTAGCTTGTCCTGCCATTTCATTTCCCCAAAGTTTAACGTTTCCTAAATATTGTTTGTGATGGTAAGAAATCGTATTTCCTGCAATTAAAAAAACATGATAACCATTGCTAAAACCCATGGGTTGTATCAACCACCAATCTCGACCATTTCCATGCTTTACCACTTCCAATTGTCCTGGACAGATTGAGTCATTTTCTAATAAAACTTGATTCTTTGTTTCGACTCTTCCTAAACCTCCATTGGCATTCATATCCACTAGAGTATAGTATAGTTTATCTGCAAAGCCTGCTAGAGCACTTGCATTTGTGCTAGCTTGATGAAAAGCGTAATATTTGTTGGTCTGAACAGGATGTGGAATTGCAATCATTCCTTCATTAATAGGATAACCAGACTGTCTAAAATTATCTGCTATTTGCCCTGGATTTAAACTATCTCCATTTTGCATCAACTGATATTGTGCATTGTGTATTTTTATTCCATTAGAGTAAAAAATTAAATTCCCTAAGCTATCAGATACAGAAATAGCTGCTCTGTCTATTTCCATAGAGCGAAAAATACTGTCTACAACAAGGTTATTGTTAAATGTAATTTGGGTTGATTTTGTAGTATACTGTCCTGCTCCAACTAGCCAATTATTATCATGTTGCTGTGCAAAAGAATTAAAATAAACTATAGAACCGAAAAGTATAAAGATGTATCTCATTGTTATTAAATTAAAAAGCCCAAAGAGATAATTCTCTTTGGGCTTGATTCGTTAAGATTATTTTATCAATACAAAAGATTTTGTAATCTTGTAAGCGCCACTTTGTAGGCGAATATTATAAATACCATCCAATAGTGAACTAACATTTAGGTCTATTGTGTTAGTATT
It includes:
- a CDS encoding FAD-linked oxidase C-terminal domain-containing protein codes for the protein MPYNKITPKTLQQLKNIVGASHLYTSHDQRIAYGKDKTEDLLFLPEVIVLPKNTAEISQIMQLCHRENIPVTPRGAGTGLAGGALPVCGGIVLSVERLNQIIELDEENLQITTEPAVITEVLQNEVQSKGLYYPPDPASRGSSFIGGNVATNAGGPRAVKYGVVKDYVLNLEVVLADGSIIWTGANTLKNSTGYNLTQLMVGSEGTLGIITKIVLKLIPAPQHSLLLLVSFKSAVKACAAVAAIFKAGIIPSCMEFMERQAIDVAQNYLQDTTLPIRATTEAQLIIEVDGNHIDTLYNDCEKINSVLDSFDCDEVLFADDEHTKNSLWKLRRNLNYAIKNYSAVKKADTVVPRASLPQLLKGIHSISKKHGIQAVNYGHAGDGNLHVTLLKEHLTDEYWNREMPLAMLAIFQLVASLKGTISGEHGIGWIQKEYLKLVFSPIEIQLMQAIKSSFDPKNILNPSKIFP
- a CDS encoding FISUMP domain-containing protein, producing MLSKFLKLIIKYYLYSFLLLALLFLIRFINTDKDKNSVTDNAPIAVKDSLITDSRNGHTYRTRRFDKLWWMIDNINLDLEDSLYYKEIYIGKGSYCYNNNIKNAKKYGQLYDLSSAVEVCPTGWRLPTIKEWEVLNDKYANCAWDNNSSTGNYRERLPLFEPVGGGKGYLYRGFLPQEKNKAEDHLTYSGQNKFAYYWAQTERSKPYFFSINMQRCEAKRSLYQGASTRKTLAQGKFYSCRCVKEAN
- a CDS encoding T9SS type A sorting domain-containing protein produces the protein MLYPNPTNNTITLESNLVLEDEIQIEVYNALGQRVKTIFINEDINTIEIDLSLLLDGIYNIRLQSGAYKITKSFVVVK
- a CDS encoding T9SS type A sorting domain-containing protein — encoded protein: MRYIFILFGSIVYFNSFAQQHDNNWLVGAGQYTTKSTQITFNNNLVVDSIFRSMEIDRAAISVSDSLGNLIFYSNGIKIHNAQYQLMQNGDSLNPGQIADNFRQSGYPINEGMIAIPHPVQTNKYYAFHQASTNASALAGFADKLYYTLVDMNANGGLGRVETKNQVLLENDSICPGQLEVVKHGNGRDWWLIQPMGFSNGYHVFLIAGNTISYHHKQYLGNVKLWGNEMAGQATFNHQGNQYFRYDHRSDLDIYDFDRCSGYFSNYLHIPIVDSVDNLAFSAVSTGVAASPNDRYLYVSSWIYLYQFDLWASNIAASKDTVAIFDNYMYGVHPVLFGYIQSAPDGKIYSHVNNTPYMHIIDNPDVRGISCNVVQRGLDVFFVHGHFLPNMPHYRTPILSGSACDTLTSLATIESKEDVLIYPNPASTSISIAASSTIEQVVIYDALGREVLCSLVGKESEVVLDIKELSNGTYVVSVGLENGRLLTEKVVVLRP
- a CDS encoding PKD domain-containing protein, whose amino-acid sequence is MKRTFIFSLILFLLFTLNQISRASHIVGGDISYECLGPSPTTGIMQYRITMHVYRDRINGRAPFDNPAYVGIYAGLNTSSVDTVLALGNPDTTDIPIVFSNPCLIVPPNVGVVEAVYQGIVELPFNPDGYTISYQRCCRNYTVSNLASPRSTGATYTISLSAEAQQQCNSSPTFNEFPPIVICANRDLEFDHSATDVDGNTLVYELCSPYSGGGSSSSGGNGFNSAAPNPPAPPPYNPVVFHSGYSATNPMNANPTLQIDPNTGLLTGFPTSIGQYVVGVCVKEYDAQGNLLSQTLRDFQFNVTICDDQVDAKVRADSVNFATDQYYVNFCGDSIITFDNTSTIQSFINSYEWRIDLGNGTFFIDSIFEPTVTFPGNGTYQGWLIANPGSVGCTDTALLTITISLDVLANFSVTYDSCEIGLSYFTNKTVFNPNTPIQSYVWNFGDGNTSFNKDPNHQYVYPDTGVHNVTLTATDIAGCVSKKTRPFDWTPKPIFPFELPNDTACINFLAGNIPSIYYPISDYTFRWNFGDGTTSDEFTTQHNYTQSGIYSRSLIITSPKGCTEQFNSTVVALDTPRANFSYLPTQPTSLHPIVEFKDESELANLWEWHFGNGVSKVSSFESDITYHYPDTGKHLVSLIVTHVNGCTDTAKKEIDIIPEVTYFLPNALTPNDDGKNDVYKGKGYTQYIKNFEMGIYNRWGERIFATQDPTEAWNGRKNNIGSKCQAGVYVVIVRIVGPRGQPQEIKGYATIVY